In the Salvelinus fontinalis isolate EN_2023a chromosome 34, ASM2944872v1, whole genome shotgun sequence genome, one interval contains:
- the LOC129833566 gene encoding glial fibrillary acidic protein-like: MESQRVLSSYRKRFGPQGAGSVGGGVRLSSLSSSRFSLHGSPRHLTHSSTISRLSLGSAGGALLLGTPGNRLDFSADSLLKAQYRETRTNEKVEMMGLNDRFASFIEKVRFLEQQNTVLVTELNQLRGKEPSRLGDIFQEELRELRRQVDGISAGKARLEIERDNMAADVATLKQRLQDEMVLRQDAEGNLNAFRQDVDEASLNRVQLERKIDALQDEIAFLKKIHEEELRELQEQLMAQQVHVDVDVSKPDLTAALRDIRVQYESVASSNIQETEEWYRSKFTDLTDAATRNADALRLAKQEGNEYRRQLQAMTCDVEALRGTNESLEQQLREMEDRFSMETACYQDTVGHLEEEIQTLKEGMARHLQEYQDLLNVKLALDIEIATYRKLLEGEESRITVPMQSFSNLQFRETSMDTKFSPEAHVKRSIIVRTVETRDGEIIKESTAERKEIPDSP, translated from the exons ATGGAGAGTCAGAGAGTCCTGTCGTCTTACAGGAAGCGTTTCGGGCCCCAGGGGGCCGGCAGTGTGGGTGGGGGCGTGCGGCTCAGCAGTCTCTCCTCCAGCCGCTTCTCCCTCCATGGGAGCCCCCGCCACCTGACCCACTCCAGCACCATTTCCCGTCTCTCCCTGGGGTCGGCTGGAGGGGCCCTGCTCCTGGGGACCCCTGGGAACCGGCTGGACTTCTCGGCTGACTCACTCCTCAAGGCCCAGTACCGGGAGACTCGCACCAACGAGAAGGTGGAGATGATGGGTCTGAACGACCGCTTCGCCAGCTTTATAGAGAAGGTGCGCTTCCTGGAGCAGCAGAACACGGTGCTGGTGACGGAGCTGAACCAACTGAGGGGGAAGGAGCCCAGCCGTCTGGGGGACATCTTCCAGGAGGAGCTGAGGGAGCTGCGCAGGCAGGTGGACGGAATCAGCGCTGGGAAGGCCCGGCTGGAGATAGAGAGGGACAACATGGCTGCTGACGTGGCCACGCTCAAACAGAG ACTGCAAGATGAGATGGTTCTTAGACAGGATGCAGAGGGCAACTTGAACGCCTTTAGACAG GACGTGGATGAGGCGTCTCTGAACCGTGTCCAGTTGGAGAGGAAGATAGACGCACTGCAGGATGAGATTGCCTTCCTCAAGAAGATCCACGAGGAG GAGCTGCGTGAGCTGCAGGAGCAGCTGATGGCCCAGCAGGTCCATGTGGATGTTGACGTGTCCAAGCCAGACCTGACCGCTGCTCTGAGGGACATCCGGGTCCAGTATGAATCCGTGGCCTCCTCGAACATTCAGGAGACGGAGGAGTGGTACCGCTCCAAG TTTACCGACTTGACCGACGCAGCTACTCGGAATGCAGACGCCTTGCGATTGGCCAAACAGGAGGGCAACGAGTACCGACGGCAACTCCAGGCCATGACCTGTGACGTGGAGGCGCTCCGTGGAACA AACGAGTCTCTGGAGCAGCAGCTGCGCGAGATGGAGGACCGTTTCTCCATGGAGACGGCTTGTTACCAGGATACGGTGGGTCATCTGGAGGAGGAGATCCAGACTCTGAAGGAAGGGATGGCCAGACACCTGCAGGAGTACCAGGACCTGCTCAACGTCAAACTGGCCCTGGACATAGAGATCGCTACCTACAGGAAGctgctggagggagaggagagcag gaTCACTGTTCCAATGCAGAGCTTCTCCAATCTGCAGTTCAGAG AGACCAGTATGGACACTAAGTTCTCTCCAGAGGCCCATGTCAAGAGAAGCATCATAGTGCGGACTGTGGAGACTAGGGACGGGGAG ATCATTAAGGAGTCTACAGCTGAGAGGAAGGAGATTCCTGACAGTCCTTAA
- the LOC129833565 gene encoding mitogen-activated protein kinase kinase kinase 3-like, with protein MNERQALHSIMKDLVALQMTRRQPGPSYDTGKPKTLPNPAPAKRQDDVRIKFEFSGERRILMFGRPVQFEEIQQKVKTVFGQQLDLHYMNNELSIPLRGQDDLDKAIDLLDRSSKIKSIKILLLTQEQCNASPSPSPSPSSHHTVSKQVRIKASQSTGDVSTVYQPSEPRGRHLSTSSQNTGRSSPPPGYVPERQQRIARQGSYTSINSEGEFIPESDQCVLDPWSSAENSVSGSCQSLDSSSDSPSLRKSRMHRAKSYPDNRQQENVSERENHVYDKVVGKGGTYPRRYHISLHHKDHSEGRRTFPRIRRPQGNLFTLVPSRRSLNGSEESLGSWQLVDKQGRLRPQERPVAHKSPSAPMTWRRGKLLGQGAFGRVYLCYDVDTGRELAAKQVVFDPDSPDTSKEVSALECEIQLLKNLHHERIVQYYGCLRDHNEKTLTIFMEYMPGGSVKDQLKAYGALTENVTRKYTRQILEGMSYLHSNMIVHRDIKGANILRDSAGNVKLGDFGASKRLQTICMSGTGIRSVTGTPYWMSPEVISGEGYGRKADVWSLGCTVVEMLTEKPPWAEYEAMAAIFKIATQPTKPLLPSHTSDHTRDFIHRIFVEAKHRPSAEELLRHPFSQILC; from the exons ATGA ATGAGCGCCAGGCTCTCCACTCCATAATGAAGGACCTAGTGGCCCTCCAGATGACGAGGCGCCAGCCTGGGCCCTCTTATGACACGGGGAAACCCAAGACTCTGCCCAACCCTGCCCCTGCTAAGAGACAG GACGATGTCAGAATAAAGTTTGAGTtcagtggagagaggag GATACTGATGTTTGGGAGGCCTGTGCAGTTTGAAGAAATCCAGCAGAAGGTCAAGACTGTCTTTGGCCAACAGCTAGACTTGCACTATATGAACAATgag CTGTCCATCCCTCTACGTGGTCAGGACGACCTGGACAAGGCCATTGACCTGCTGGACCGCAGCTCCAAGATTAAGAGCATCAAGATCTTGCTGCTGACGCAGGAGCAGTGCaat gcctccccatccccctctccctctccctcctcccaccaCACGGTGAGTAAGCAGGTGAGGATCAAAGCCTCCCAGTCCACGGGTGATGTCAGCACGGTGTACCAGCCCTCCGAGCCCAGGGGGCGCCACCTCTCCACCA GCTCTCAGAACACAGGCCGTAGCTCCCCCCCTCCTGGCTATGTCCCTGAGCGGCAGCAGAGGATCGCCCGCCAAGGCTCCTACACCAGCATCAACAGTGAGGGAGAGTTCATCCCAGAGAGCGACCAGTGT GTGCTGGACCCCTGGAGCAGTGCAGAGAACTCTGTCTCAGGAAGCTGCCAGTCGCTGGACAGTAGCTCAGACAG cccctccctgAGGAAGTCACGCATGCACCGAGCCAAGAGCTACCCTGATAACCGGCAGCAGGAGAACGTCTCAG aACGGGAGAACCATGTGTATGATAAGGTGGTGGGGAAGGGAGGGACATACCCCCGCAGGTACCATATCTCCCTGCATCACAAGGACCATAGTGAAG GTCGAAGAACGTTCCCGCGGATCCGTCGCCCCCAGGGTAACCTGTTTACCCTGGTGCCCTCACGGCGCTCCCTCAACGGCAGCGAGGAGAGTCTGGGCAGCTGGCAGCTAGTGGACAAGCAGGGCAGGCTCCGCCCACAGGAGCGCCCTGTCGCCCACAAGT CCCCCAGTGCTCCAATGACGTGGAGGCGGGGCAAGCTGCTGGGTCAGGGGGCGTTTGGGAGGGTTTACCTGTGTTACGATGTGGACACGGGACGGGAGCTGGCCGCCAAGCAGGTGGTGTTTGACCCGGACAGTCCTGACACCAGCAAG gaggTGAGTGCTCTGGAGTGTGAGATCCAGTTGTTAAAGAACCTCCACCACGAACGCATCGTCCAGTACTACGGCTGTCTGAGGGACCACAACGAAAAGACCCTCACCATCTTCATGGAGTACATGCCGGGG GGTTCAGTCAAAGACCAGTTGAAGGCCTACGGGGCGCTGACGGAAAACGTGACGCGGAAGTACACACGGCAGATCCTGGAGGGCATGTCCTATCTGCACAGCAACATGATCGTTCACCGTGACATCAAAG GTGCCAACATCCTGCGGGATTCGGCGGGAAACGTGAAGCTGGGAGATTTTGGCGCCAGCAAGAGGCTGCAGACCATCTGCATGTCTGGCACGGGCATCCGCTCTGTCACTGGCACCCCCTACTGGATGAGCCCCGAGGTGATCAGCGGAGAGGGCTACGGCAGGAAGGCTGACGTCTG GAGCCTGGGCTGCACAGTGGTGGAGATGCTGACAGAGAAGCCTCCCTGGGCCGAATACGAGGCCATGGCAGCCATCTTTAAGATCGCCACCCAGCCCACCAAACCCCTGCTGCCCTCGCACACCTCGGACCACACCCGTGACTTCATCCACCGCATCTTTGTGGAGGCCAAGCACCGGCCCAGTGCTGAGGAGCTGCTCAGACACCCCTTCTCCCAGATCCTCTGCTGA